A region of Diceros bicornis minor isolate mBicDic1 chromosome 31, mDicBic1.mat.cur, whole genome shotgun sequence DNA encodes the following proteins:
- the LOC131395087 gene encoding olfactory receptor 8K5-like, producing the protein MGQQNLTLLTEFILMGVTRRPELQVPLFWVFLIIYTVTVVGNLSMIILTQVDSRLHKPMYFFIKHLAFLDLGNATVICPKMLVNFVVEQNTISYYACATQLAFFLMFIISEFFILSAMAYDRYQAICNPLLYNVIMSQRLCHVLVGIPYLYSTFQALLFTVKIFTLTFCGSNVISHFYCDDVPLLLMLCSNAQEIESLIIVFSAMNLISSLLVVLVSYIFILITIFRMQSAEGRKKAFSTCGSHLMVVVVFYGSLLFMYTQPKSTHSFDTDKVASVFYTLVIPMLNPLIYSLRNKEVKIAFHRVFKNQCKLCI; encoded by the coding sequence ATGGGCCAACAGAATCTAACACTGTTGACGGAATTCATTCTGATGGGAGTCACAAGGCGGCCTGAGCTGCAGGTTCCCCTGTTTTGGGTCTTCCTCATCATCTACACAGTCACAGTGGTAGGCAATCTGAGTATGATCATCTTGACTCAGGTGGATTCCCGCCTACATAAacctatgtatttttttatcaaaCACCTGGCTTTCCTTGATCTTGGTAATGCTACTGTCATTTGTCCCAAGATGCTGGTAAATTTTGTTGTGGAGCAAAATACCATTTCCTATTATGCATGTGCCACACAGTTGGCTTTCTTCCTTATGTTCATCATCAGTGAATTTTTCATCTTGTCAGCCATGGCCTATGACCGTTATCAGGCCATCTGTAACCCTTTGCTTTACAATGTTATCATGTCCCAGAGACTGTGTCATGTACTGGTAGGCATTCCATACCTCTACAGCACCTTTCAGGCTCTACTGTTCACTGTCAAGATTTTTACATTGACCTTCTGTGGTTCTAACGTCATCAGTCATTTCTACTGTGATGATGTTCCCTTGTTACTTATGCTCTGCTCAAATGCACAAGAAATAGAATCGTTGATCATAGTATTTTCAGCAATGAATTTGATCTCTTCCCTCCTGGTAGTCCTAGTGTCCTACATATTCATTCTGATAACCATATTTCGAATGCAATCTGCAGAGGGCAGGAAAAAAGCTTTCTCTACATGTGGTTCTCATCTGATGGTGGTGGTTGTATTCTATGGGTCTCTACTGTTTATGTACACGCAGCCCAAATCCACTCATTCCTTTGATACTGATAAAGTGGCCTCTGTGTTTTACACTTTAGTGATCCCCATGCTTAACCCCTTGATCTACAGCTTAAGgaacaaagaggtaaaaattgcCTTCCACAGAGTCTTTAAGAATCAGTGCAAACTTTGTATCTAA
- the LOC131395079 gene encoding olfactory receptor 8K1 → MNHMEKQNHTAVTKVTEFILTGITDNPGLQAPLFGLFLIIYLVTVMGNLAMIILTHLDSKLHTPMYFFLRHLSITDLGYSTVIGPKMMVNFVVHKNTISYNWCATQLAFFEIFIITELFILSAMACDRYVAICKPLLYVVIMAEKVRWRLVLTPYLYSTFESLFLTIKLFNLSFCGSNIINYFYCDCLPLTSMLCSDTHELELIILIFSGCNLLSSLLIVLVSYMFILVAILRMNSTETRHKAFSTCSSHLTVVVVFYGTLLFIYLQPKSSHTFDIDKMASVFYTLVIPMLNPLIYSLRNKEVKDALKRTLTKQCKILN, encoded by the coding sequence ATGAACCATATGGAGAAACAGAATCATACTGCAGTGACAAAGGTGACTGAATTTATTCTCACGGGGATCACTGAcaaccctgggctgcaggcacCTCTCTTCGGACTCTTCCTCATCATATACTTGGTCACAGTGATGGGTAATCTGGCCATGATTATCTTGACTCATTTGGACTCCAAGCTACAtacccccatgtacttcttccttagACATTTGTCAATTACTGATCTTGGTTACTCCACTGTCATTGGCCCAAAAATGATGGTAAACTTTGTGGTGCACAAAAATACAATTTCCTACAATTGGTGTGCCACTCAGCTGGCGTTCTTTGAGATTTTCATCATCACTGAACTGTTTATTCTATCAGCGATGGCCTGTGATCGCTATGTAGCCATCTGCAAACCTCTTCTCTACGTGGTCATCATGGCAGAGAAAGTGCGTTGGAGGCTGGTACTTACTCCTTATCTCTACAGCACATTTGAATCATTGTTTCTCACAATTAAGTTATTTAACTTGTCCTTCTGTGGCTCTAACATCATCAATTATTTTTACTGCGACTGCCTCCCTCTGACATCCATGCTCTGTTCCGACACACATGAATTAGAATTGATCATTTTGATCTTCTCAGGCTGTAATTTGCTCTCTTCCCTCTTGATTGTCCTTGTGTCTTACATGTTTATTCTTGTGGCCATTCTCAGAATGAACTCAACTGAGACTAGGcacaaagccttctccacctgtaGCTCCCATCTGACAGTGGTGGTTGTGTTCTATGGAACATTATTGTTCATTTACCTGCAACCTAAATCCAGCCATACTTTTGATATTGATAAAATGGCCTCTGTGTTTTACACCCTAGTGATCCCTATGCTGAACCCATTGATTTACAGCCTAAGGAACAAAGAAGTAAAAGATGCTCTGAAGAGAACTTTAACTAAACAGTGCAAAATTCTCAATTAA
- the LOC131395361 gene encoding olfactory receptor 8J3-like, which yields MAPGNFTRVTEFILTGVSERPDLQIPLFFVFLVIYGLTVAGNLIIITLTSADSRLQTPMYFFLRHLAVINLGNSTVIAPKMLINFLVKKKTTFYYECATQLGVFLVFIVAEVLMLAVMAYDRYVAICNPLLYMAVVSRRICLLLVSVTYLYSFSTAVVASSCVFSVSYCSSNVINHFFCDTVALLALSCSDTYFPETVVFISAATDLVFSMTIVLVSYFNIVLSILRIRSSEGRKKAFSTCGSHMMAVTVFYGTLLFMYVQPQTNHSMDTDKMASVFYTLVIPMLNPMIYSLRNEDVKAALKRFLPNPCCSFTST from the coding sequence ATGGCTCCTGGAAATTTCACCCGGGTCACTGAGTTCATCCTCACAGGCGTCTCAGAGCGTCCAGACCTCCAGATCCCACTCTTCTTTGTGTTCCTGGTCATCTATGGACTGACCGTGGCCGGGAACCTGATCATCATCACTCTCACCAGTGCTGACTCTCGACTTCAGAcccccatgtactttttcctccGACATTTGGCTGTCATCAATCTTGGCAATTCTACTGTCATTGCCCCTAAAATGCTCATCAATTTTCTAGTAAAGAAGAAAACCACCTTCTACTATGAATGTGCCACCCAACTGGGAGTGTTCTTGGTTTTCATTGTAGCTGAGGTTCTCATGTTAgctgtgatggcctatgaccgctatgtggccatctgtaacCCCCTGCTCTACATGGCGGTGGTGTCTCGGCGGATCTGCCTTCTGCTGGTGTCCGTCACATACCTCTACAGCTTTTCCACAGCTGTTGTGGCTTCATCTTGTGTATTCTCTGTGTCTTATTGCTCTTCCAATGTCATCAATCATTTTTTCTGTGATACTGTTGCTCTGCTAGCATTGTCCTGCTCTGATACTTACTTTCCAGAAACAGTTGTTTTTATATCTGCAGCTACAGATTTGGTTTTCTCCATGACTATAGTTCTTGTATCTTATTTCAACATTGTTTTGTCCATTCTAAGGATACGTTcatcagaaggaaggaaaaaagcctTTTCCACGTGTGGTTCACATATGATGGCAGTCACAGTTTTCTATGGGACACTACTATTCATGTATGTGCAGCCTCAAACTAACCATTCAATGGATACTGATAAAATGGCTTCCGTGTTTTATACACTGGTGATCCCCATGCTGAATCCCATGATCTATAGCCTGCGGAATGAGGATGTGAAGGCTGCCTTAAAGAGATTTCTGCCAAACCCATGCTGTTCTTTTACATCCACGTGA
- the LOC131395083 gene encoding olfactory receptor 8J1-like, producing MAPGNFTRVTEFILTGVSDCPDLQIPLFFVFLVIYGLTVAGNLSIITLTNVDSQLQTSMYFFLRHVAVISLGNSTVIAPNMLINFLVMKETTVYYECATQLGVFLVFIAAEVLMLAVMAYDRYVAICNPLLYMAVVSRRICLLLVSLTYLYSFSTAVVVSSCVFSVSYCSSNVINHFFCDTVALLALSCSDTYFAETVVFISAATNLIFSLIIVLVSYFNIVFSILRIRSSEGRKRTFSTCASHMTAVTVFYGTLLFTYVQPRTNHSSDTDKLASVFYTMVIPMLNPMIYSLRNNDVRAALNRFRTNLCCSFK from the coding sequence ATGGCTCCTGGAAATTTCACCCGGGTCACTGAGTTTATTCTCACAGGCGTCTCAGACTGTCCAGACCTCCAGATCCCACTCTTCTTTGTGTTCCTGGTCATCTATGGACTGACCGTGGCAGGAAATCTGAGCATCATCACTCTCACCAATGTTGACTCTCAACTTCAGACCTCTATGTACTTCTTCCTCCGACATGTGGCTGTCATCAGTCTTGGCAATTCTACTGTCATTGCCCCTAATATGCTCATCAATTTTTTAGTAATGAAGGAAACCACCGTCTACTATGAATGTGCCACCCAACTGGGAGTGTTCTTGGTCTTCATTGCAGCTGAGGTTCTCATGTTAgctgtgatggcctatgaccgctatgtggccatctgtaacCCCCTGCTCTACATGGCGGTGGTGTCTCGGCGGATCTGCCTTCTGCTGGTGTCCCTCACATACCTCTACAGCTTTTCCACAGCTGTTGTGGTTTCATCTTGTGTATTCTCTGTGTCTTATTGCTCTTCCAATGTCAtcaatcactttttctgtgaTACTGTTGCTCTGCTAGCATTGTCCTGCTCTGATACTTACTTTGCAGAAACAGTAGTTTTTATATCTGCAGCTACAAATTTGATTTTTTCCTTAATTATAGTTCTAGTATCTTATTTCAACATTGTATTTTCCATTCTAAGGATACGTTcatcagaaggaaggaaaagaacctTTTCCACGTGTGCTTCACATATGACGGCAGTCACAGTTTTCTATGGGACCCTACTCTTTACGTATGTGCAGCCTCGAACTAACCATTCATCAGATACTGATAAATTGGCCTCCGTGTTTTATACCATGGTGATTCCCATGCTGAATCCCATGATCTACAGCCTACGGAATAACGACGTGAGGGCTGCCTTAAACAGGTTTCGGACAAATTTATGctgttcttttaaataa